One stretch of Akkermansia massiliensis DNA includes these proteins:
- a CDS encoding autotransporter-associated beta strand repeat-containing protein, whose amino-acid sequence MTGGGSVALEEGFDGTVRMEGSGDIFLDSVNVSDGGNKEKHYGLNIRMDGGPGSKVYLGFTSSTARTAFLEGTVSGTGTLVFENTSRSRVSIFDLTGVDMSGFSGVVQAAAPRSSLSSEGYNTPVQLQAAGNMNATVMDLSVIRQGGKDPAGLGGWLTGSAGTPSMVILKLEGDLTVSGLEGATAGSSSRVTVGNGTAATLTIDGAENHEFKGMIGAAGADGGYYVGTEKNESYKNTQLVEADGTGVINLVKKGSGEQTVYSGRLGSLDIQGGVFRLGADGALTVGNSFSTSSGGLLDIAAGAALALDYHEAASRLGGMNWRSAGTLVFNKGLVLDVDGTFQLDSSVQFAEGSLLTVIMPASGIQSGDSRKLVSVTEGNTLSFADAVQREKVRYATGRDADGSWIYRELDVYSGLTLNVQGGGQWQMLVTGLDSTSLEGTYFDADKFNYYVWQGNGSKVPDGSVWSDGAAGSSPWEGGLTFRNGEREVFFGMQDLSGHAVDGFDVILDGTVRVSSLTVSVDKEANGGMGYVFHAADGGAGSIADAGPDHAGELVKEGAGMLTLATGNTFSGGTEIREGSILAAREGALGAGDIRMADGTELYVNYPFATELDSSYRNPSIANNIRIGTSSKDTAKVVIGYSPLSLAEKEDLPGAGSSGYQWDYLTSRHWRTLSLTGRLDGYGELTLMGYTSTTAGGQDKWVSMFHICDESLAPGEKSNFTGTVKLDNYILYSEADSPANADANNDILAIRKPGAVQLIVEDDALRNAKVDLTRAHTVNAADNGTVFEGKERMDLYHILLVQKDAVLAGLQGDLIGKTQDSEYYGKTCTVGSEVDTLRVLTNSNSTLTLDVNGTEKLYFAGVFGTASTYGSATSGKVTAASRETLSLTKTGAGAQYIHTAAVNRLVLQEGTLGFNSLNVKTSAVLYGGTNLNLGVTRGIASDGTAQEWGAAGGGMTINPGYALHIVTDRTVNAGTGAGAVAVPETAVVNGSVTVSDSSFLYFDCSILPSELQEHPLLAVKGLEDIADSGRLNLNGDILVRFGGYDFGEADTVDKKYYLATTESGIYVDGALGGFQTRTISIGNGWFGIIKVSGDNMNLVMTVTNTPIRTWYNGENRSEGEYVAATDNVWFANELPEGEGTDRNHWLEGLDKNLGLNGFYRDTYHVAFGAEGAGKTGMVEREEGKDYNVVLIRGEVRPASIRVKDDVNYIFRAHADGGLIADGELPDDYETSNWKTILTKDGAGTLVMETANTYSGGTEINGGRVVMRDAGALGTGEIRMFDGTSLALDYQSGGFIQKVALLNNLLTVAEDSVVTVSHTDRVIGGVISTVRGDSTANLVLQHANGSGQTVFQLDDGSKFHGKISMSGTQDGQGTVQACLDRNTWEEAGFDLSLNGVQSTILHLDSVEDVHHITLAGIMGQDEASFVTTEASAGRDSSTTLFLAVGTQDRIYCGNVGFGQYIDMYDTGLRHDSGYISLVKTGIFSQTVGNARLASLQIDAGSLKVVNTLLLAGELSVAQDGNLVVGHDEWQGLYDYDVQVNDGGVLRLGSGFGSLTGTPYTEDGVQKTGNTILLNGGGVLGMLDADWSNENEMVVNAGGKAFVLDTTGYDPDSMTASGNSHVMTLNGTVKPGGASGTIIVKNGNAGKNGRVVLGAANTWDGVYQVTDHAALELAHAGALNTKAGVELQGAASRLDVKAGTVSYAASVKLAGAGASVNTLNSSSLSDISVAVTARTGAASSTVERAFLGSSAGAGIVQGAGSAARALFNGVNVNVRTGAALAHTEFSGSVLEVAAGQEARVTDMLIHAADSGIRLGAFSSLAVTGVSTTDAVPNLNISYADGNFSMTAPDAWTTNALITGAGQASVDFSGGVNLLLTECSGSLIEKLVEARVSTINFVLYDGSLTNAFSGDYSLASVLYDAALKNAGFILANGDSWMRDGVVTLVRTVPEPGTASVALLGLGALLLRRRRS is encoded by the coding sequence GTGACCGGAGGTGGAAGCGTTGCCCTGGAGGAAGGATTTGACGGAACGGTGCGGATGGAAGGTTCCGGAGATATTTTCCTGGACAGCGTCAATGTCAGCGACGGCGGCAACAAGGAAAAGCATTACGGCCTGAATATCCGGATGGACGGCGGCCCCGGCTCCAAGGTGTATCTGGGCTTCACGAGCTCTACGGCGCGCACGGCTTTTTTAGAGGGTACCGTTTCCGGTACGGGGACGCTGGTGTTTGAGAACACCAGCCGCAGCCGGGTAAGCATTTTTGACCTGACGGGCGTGGACATGAGCGGTTTCAGCGGCGTGGTCCAGGCGGCGGCGCCGCGTTCCAGCCTCTCCTCAGAAGGGTATAATACGCCCGTCCAGCTTCAGGCGGCGGGGAATATGAACGCCACGGTCATGGACCTGTCCGTGATCCGCCAGGGCGGCAAGGACCCCGCCGGGCTGGGAGGCTGGCTGACGGGCAGTGCAGGGACCCCCTCCATGGTGATTCTGAAGCTGGAGGGGGATTTGACCGTCTCAGGCCTGGAAGGGGCCACGGCCGGTTCCTCCTCCCGCGTGACGGTGGGCAATGGGACTGCCGCTACCCTGACCATTGACGGTGCGGAGAACCATGAATTCAAGGGAATGATCGGCGCCGCGGGCGCGGACGGCGGCTACTACGTGGGGACAGAGAAGAATGAGAGCTACAAGAATACCCAGCTTGTGGAGGCGGACGGCACCGGAGTCATCAATCTGGTCAAGAAGGGAAGCGGGGAGCAAACCGTTTATTCTGGCCGGCTGGGCAGTCTGGACATTCAGGGCGGCGTTTTCCGCCTGGGGGCGGATGGGGCCCTGACCGTAGGGAATTCCTTTTCCACTTCCTCCGGCGGCTTGCTGGACATTGCGGCAGGGGCCGCCCTCGCGCTGGATTACCATGAAGCGGCTTCCCGGCTGGGGGGAATGAACTGGCGGTCCGCCGGAACGCTTGTCTTCAACAAGGGGCTGGTTCTGGATGTGGACGGAACGTTTCAACTGGATTCTTCCGTGCAATTTGCGGAGGGCAGCCTGCTGACGGTAATCATGCCCGCATCCGGCATTCAGTCCGGAGACTCCCGCAAACTGGTTTCCGTGACGGAGGGGAACACCCTCTCCTTTGCGGATGCCGTGCAGCGGGAAAAGGTCAGGTACGCCACGGGCAGGGATGCCGACGGCAGCTGGATTTACCGGGAGCTGGACGTTTACAGCGGACTGACCCTGAATGTGCAGGGGGGAGGCCAATGGCAGATGCTCGTAACCGGGCTGGATTCCACTTCCCTGGAAGGCACCTATTTTGACGCGGACAAGTTCAATTACTACGTCTGGCAGGGGAACGGGTCCAAGGTTCCGGACGGCAGCGTGTGGTCCGACGGGGCGGCGGGCTCCAGCCCGTGGGAAGGCGGCCTGACGTTCCGCAACGGGGAGCGTGAAGTCTTCTTCGGCATGCAGGATTTATCCGGCCACGCCGTGGACGGCTTTGACGTCATCCTTGACGGAACGGTGCGCGTCTCCAGCCTGACGGTCTCCGTGGACAAGGAGGCGAACGGCGGCATGGGCTATGTCTTCCACGCCGCGGACGGCGGCGCAGGCAGCATTGCGGACGCCGGACCGGACCACGCGGGCGAGCTGGTCAAGGAGGGCGCAGGCATGCTTACCCTGGCTACCGGCAATACTTTTTCCGGCGGAACGGAAATCCGGGAGGGCAGTATTCTGGCCGCCCGTGAAGGAGCCCTGGGCGCCGGGGACATCCGCATGGCGGACGGAACGGAACTGTATGTCAACTACCCCTTTGCCACGGAGCTGGATTCCTCTTACCGCAACCCCTCCATTGCCAACAACATCCGGATCGGGACGTCCTCCAAGGACACGGCGAAGGTGGTCATCGGCTACTCCCCCCTTTCCCTGGCGGAGAAGGAAGACCTGCCCGGCGCAGGTTCCTCCGGCTACCAGTGGGATTACCTGACTTCCCGCCACTGGCGCACGCTGTCCCTGACCGGCAGGCTGGACGGCTATGGGGAACTGACGCTGATGGGCTATACCTCCACGACGGCGGGCGGCCAGGACAAGTGGGTAAGCATGTTCCACATCTGCGATGAAAGCCTGGCCCCGGGGGAAAAGTCCAATTTCACCGGCACGGTCAAGCTGGACAACTACATTCTGTATTCCGAGGCGGACTCCCCCGCCAATGCGGATGCCAACAACGACATCCTGGCCATCCGGAAGCCCGGCGCCGTACAGCTCATCGTGGAAGACGATGCGCTGCGGAACGCCAAGGTGGACCTGACGCGCGCCCATACCGTGAACGCGGCGGACAACGGCACCGTTTTTGAAGGAAAGGAACGCATGGACCTTTACCACATCCTGCTGGTGCAGAAGGATGCCGTTCTGGCGGGGCTGCAAGGGGATTTGATCGGGAAAACGCAGGACAGCGAGTATTACGGCAAGACTTGCACCGTGGGGAGCGAAGTGGATACGCTGCGCGTGCTGACCAACTCCAACAGTACGCTGACGCTGGACGTGAACGGTACGGAAAAGCTGTATTTTGCCGGTGTCTTCGGGACGGCATCCACGTATGGTTCCGCTACCTCCGGCAAGGTGACGGCCGCAAGCAGGGAAACCCTTTCCCTGACCAAGACGGGCGCGGGAGCACAGTACATCCATACGGCCGCGGTCAACCGCCTGGTGCTCCAGGAGGGGACGCTGGGCTTCAACAGCCTCAACGTGAAAACGAGCGCCGTCCTGTACGGAGGAACCAACTTGAATCTGGGAGTGACGCGGGGCATCGCCTCCGACGGCACGGCGCAGGAGTGGGGCGCCGCGGGGGGAGGCATGACCATCAATCCCGGTTATGCGCTCCACATCGTGACGGACAGGACCGTAAACGCCGGTACGGGGGCAGGGGCCGTTGCGGTTCCTGAAACGGCGGTGGTGAACGGTTCCGTGACGGTATCTGATTCCTCCTTCCTGTATTTTGACTGCTCCATCCTGCCCTCCGAGCTGCAGGAGCATCCCCTGCTGGCCGTCAAGGGGCTGGAGGACATCGCTGATTCCGGCAGGTTGAACCTGAACGGCGATATTCTGGTGCGTTTCGGGGGATACGATTTTGGAGAAGCGGACACGGTTGACAAAAAATACTACCTGGCGACGACGGAAAGCGGCATTTACGTGGACGGGGCGCTGGGCGGCTTTCAAACCCGCACGATTTCCATCGGGAACGGGTGGTTCGGCATCATCAAGGTTTCCGGGGACAACATGAACCTGGTCATGACGGTGACCAATACGCCCATCCGCACCTGGTACAACGGAGAAAACCGGAGCGAGGGGGAATACGTGGCCGCCACGGACAACGTCTGGTTTGCCAATGAATTGCCCGAAGGGGAGGGGACCGACCGCAACCACTGGCTGGAGGGCCTGGACAAAAATCTGGGCCTTAACGGCTTTTACCGGGATACCTACCATGTGGCCTTCGGCGCGGAAGGAGCCGGGAAAACAGGAATGGTGGAAAGGGAGGAAGGAAAGGATTACAACGTGGTGCTCATCAGGGGGGAAGTGCGCCCCGCCTCCATCCGCGTGAAGGATGACGTCAACTACATCTTCCGCGCCCATGCGGACGGGGGCCTGATTGCGGACGGGGAGCTTCCGGATGACTATGAAACCAGCAACTGGAAAACCATTCTGACCAAGGACGGAGCCGGAACCCTGGTGATGGAGACGGCCAACACGTATTCCGGCGGAACGGAAATCAACGGCGGCAGGGTAGTCATGAGGGATGCCGGAGCCCTGGGGACCGGGGAAATCCGGATGTTTGACGGCACCTCCCTGGCGCTGGACTACCAGAGCGGGGGCTTTATCCAGAAGGTGGCTCTGCTGAATAACCTGCTGACGGTGGCGGAGGATTCCGTGGTGACGGTGTCCCATACGGACAGGGTGATCGGTGGCGTCATTTCCACGGTCCGGGGGGATTCCACCGCCAACCTTGTCCTGCAGCATGCCAACGGCAGCGGCCAGACCGTTTTCCAGCTGGATGACGGCTCCAAATTCCATGGAAAGATCAGCATGAGCGGGACGCAGGACGGCCAGGGAACGGTGCAGGCCTGTCTGGACCGGAACACGTGGGAAGAAGCCGGTTTTGATTTAAGCCTGAATGGTGTGCAGAGCACGATACTGCATCTTGATTCCGTGGAGGACGTCCATCACATCACCTTGGCCGGCATCATGGGGCAGGATGAGGCTTCCTTCGTGACCACGGAAGCCAGCGCGGGGCGCGATTCCTCCACCACCCTTTTCCTGGCGGTGGGGACGCAGGACCGGATTTATTGCGGCAATGTGGGCTTTGGGCAGTACATCGACATGTATGATACGGGCCTGCGCCATGATTCCGGCTACATCAGCCTGGTGAAGACGGGCATCTTTTCCCAGACGGTGGGGAATGCGCGCCTGGCTTCCCTGCAAATTGACGCGGGTTCCCTCAAGGTGGTAAACACTCTTCTGCTGGCCGGGGAATTGAGCGTGGCGCAGGATGGCAACCTGGTGGTGGGCCATGACGAATGGCAGGGGCTGTACGATTATGACGTGCAGGTCAACGACGGCGGCGTTCTGCGCCTGGGCTCCGGCTTTGGTTCCCTGACCGGGACTCCCTACACGGAAGACGGAGTTCAGAAAACCGGCAATACGATTCTTCTGAACGGCGGAGGCGTGCTGGGCATGCTGGACGCGGACTGGAGCAATGAGAATGAAATGGTGGTGAACGCCGGAGGGAAGGCCTTTGTGCTGGATACGACGGGTTACGATCCGGACTCCATGACGGCCTCCGGAAACAGCCATGTCATGACGCTCAACGGAACCGTCAAGCCCGGCGGCGCCTCCGGAACCATCATCGTCAAGAACGGCAATGCGGGCAAAAACGGCCGCGTGGTGCTGGGCGCGGCCAACACCTGGGACGGGGTCTACCAGGTAACGGACCATGCCGCGCTGGAGCTGGCGCATGCGGGCGCGCTCAATACGAAAGCCGGAGTCGAACTCCAGGGAGCGGCTTCCCGCCTGGACGTGAAGGCCGGAACGGTTTCCTACGCCGCTTCCGTGAAGCTGGCGGGAGCGGGAGCCTCCGTCAATACGCTGAATTCTTCCTCCCTCTCCGATATTTCCGTGGCGGTGACGGCCCGCACCGGGGCCGCCTCCTCCACGGTGGAGAGGGCTTTTCTAGGTTCTTCCGCCGGAGCGGGAATCGTGCAGGGAGCAGGCTCCGCGGCCCGCGCCCTGTTCAACGGCGTCAACGTGAACGTCAGGACGGGAGCGGCGCTGGCCCATACGGAATTCTCCGGCTCCGTGCTGGAGGTGGCCGCAGGGCAGGAGGCCCGCGTGACGGACATGCTCATTCATGCGGCGGATTCCGGCATCAGGCTGGGCGCGTTTTCCTCCCTGGCCGTCACTGGCGTTTCCACAACGGATGCCGTGCCGAACCTGAACATCAGCTATGCGGACGGCAACTTTTCCATGACAGCTCCCGATGCGTGGACGACCAATGCGCTGATTACCGGGGCCGGGCAGGCCTCCGTGGACTTCTCCGGCGGCGTGAACCTGCTGCTGACGGAGTGCTCCGGCAGCCTGATTGAAAAACTGGTGGAAGCCCGTGTGAGCACCATCAACTTTGTGCTGTATGACGGCTCCCTCACCAATGCCTTCAGCGGGGATTACTCCCTGGCCTCCGTCCTTTATGACGCCGCCCTGAAAAACGCCGGCTTCATCCTGGCAAACGGGGACTCCTGGATGCGCGACGGCGTGGTGACGCTGGTGCGCACGGTTCCCGAACCCGGCACGGCCTCCGTGGCCTTGCTGGGCCTGGGCGCGCTGCTGCTGCGCCGCCGCAGGAGCTGA
- the mazG gene encoding nucleoside triphosphate pyrophosphohydrolase — protein sequence MNDTEMIECREPALQMQRLIAIMKRLRAPQGCPWDAEQTHHSLISNMIEEAYEVVDTIQRDDWEQMREELGDVLLQVVFHAEIAQEAGRFNFNDVAAEVSEKLVRRHPHVFAQSTADTTDAVLTQWDKIKRQEKGAETTPYLHGTGKGLPPMLRAWKLQKKAAKAGFDWPDAQGALDKVKEETAECEEILPVPEEDPHVTEELGDLLFSVVNLCRKKGIDPETAMAGANRKFERRFNEMERLLAKDGLSLEEASLDAMEERWQQAKSAQ from the coding sequence ATGAACGACACTGAAATGATCGAATGCCGCGAGCCTGCCCTTCAAATGCAGCGCCTCATCGCCATCATGAAACGCCTGCGCGCTCCCCAGGGCTGTCCCTGGGATGCGGAACAGACCCACCACTCCCTGATTTCCAACATGATTGAGGAAGCCTACGAGGTGGTGGACACCATCCAGAGGGATGACTGGGAGCAGATGCGGGAGGAGCTGGGCGACGTTCTGCTTCAAGTGGTTTTTCATGCGGAGATCGCCCAGGAAGCCGGACGTTTCAATTTCAACGATGTGGCCGCGGAAGTGAGTGAAAAGCTCGTCCGCCGCCATCCCCACGTGTTTGCCCAGTCCACGGCGGACACGACGGATGCCGTGCTGACCCAGTGGGACAAGATCAAACGCCAGGAAAAAGGCGCGGAGACCACCCCGTACCTTCATGGAACGGGCAAGGGACTGCCTCCCATGCTCCGCGCCTGGAAGCTCCAGAAAAAAGCCGCCAAAGCGGGGTTTGACTGGCCGGACGCCCAGGGCGCCCTGGATAAAGTGAAGGAGGAAACCGCGGAGTGTGAGGAAATCCTTCCCGTGCCGGAGGAAGATCCGCACGTCACGGAGGAACTGGGGGACCTCCTGTTTTCCGTAGTCAACCTGTGCCGGAAGAAGGGAATAGACCCGGAAACGGCCATGGCCGGGGCGAACAGGAAGTTTGAACGGCGTTTCAATGAAATGGAACGCCTGCTTGCCAAAGACGGCCTTTCCCTGGAAGAAGCCTCCCTGGACGCCATGGAGGAACGCTGGCAGCAGGCGAAGTCCGCCCAATAA
- a CDS encoding ComF family protein: protein MLGAVFREWLSWVYPFVCELCGRGGLDGCHVCPECRERFVPIEPPCCAVCGEPAEGSFIPSGLCARCAETAPSFEEARAAYVNEGALRELLLAFKYAGAVHLAGTFARMMAEAVRGNPHWFGGKKRLLVPVPMHRRKLVRRGYNQAQELAALLGRELGWPCAGVLKRLPDRLPQASLARKQRLRHARRIYAADEKRIKRHPVAGRDVLLVDDVFTTGATADACAHLLLRAGAASVCVLTLARTHHAWHG from the coding sequence ATGCTGGGAGCGGTTTTCAGGGAATGGCTCTCCTGGGTGTACCCTTTCGTCTGCGAGTTGTGCGGACGGGGCGGACTGGACGGCTGTCATGTTTGTCCGGAATGCCGGGAGCGTTTCGTGCCCATTGAACCACCCTGCTGCGCCGTCTGCGGAGAACCTGCGGAAGGTTCCTTCATCCCGTCCGGGTTATGCGCCCGCTGTGCGGAAACGGCTCCGTCCTTTGAGGAAGCCCGCGCCGCATACGTGAACGAAGGGGCATTGAGGGAGCTTCTGCTGGCCTTCAAATATGCGGGGGCCGTTCATCTGGCCGGAACCTTCGCGCGGATGATGGCGGAGGCCGTGCGCGGAAATCCCCACTGGTTCGGAGGAAAAAAGCGCCTGCTCGTTCCCGTGCCCATGCACCGCCGCAAGCTGGTGCGGAGGGGGTACAACCAGGCGCAGGAACTGGCGGCGCTGCTGGGGAGAGAACTGGGCTGGCCCTGTGCCGGGGTGCTGAAACGCCTGCCTGACCGGCTGCCCCAGGCCAGCCTGGCGCGGAAGCAGCGGCTCAGGCACGCCCGCAGGATTTATGCCGCGGATGAAAAAAGAATCAAACGTCATCCCGTCGCGGGAAGGGACGTGCTGCTGGTGGATGACGTTTTTACGACCGGGGCCACGGCGGACGCCTGCGCGCATCTGCTGCTCCGGGCCGGGGCGGCTTCCGTTTGCGTGCTGACGCTGGCGCGGACGCACCATGCATGGCATGGCTGA
- a CDS encoding acyl-CoA thioesterase: MAVMNPELMFHTEDEVMFYDTDCGGVVHNLAYLRMIEACRTKLGAKLGMDYKTMSDLQQFAVVVRHEIDYVRPAVLGDTILTTGWLQSVERARFWCDFEMRRASNNDLLVRAHQQLALVRMPQGRPARIPAEWRARWQEYMES; this comes from the coding sequence ATGGCAGTCATGAATCCGGAGCTGATGTTTCATACGGAAGACGAAGTCATGTTTTATGATACGGACTGCGGCGGAGTGGTTCATAACCTGGCCTACCTGCGCATGATTGAAGCCTGCCGCACCAAGCTGGGAGCCAAATTGGGCATGGATTACAAAACCATGAGCGATTTGCAGCAGTTCGCCGTGGTGGTCCGCCATGAAATCGACTACGTACGCCCCGCCGTGCTGGGGGACACCATTCTGACGACGGGATGGCTGCAATCCGTGGAACGGGCCCGGTTCTGGTGCGATTTTGAAATGCGCCGCGCCTCCAACAACGATCTTCTGGTGAGGGCCCATCAACAGCTGGCCCTGGTCCGGATGCCCCAGGGGCGCCCCGCGCGCATTCCAGCTGAATGGCGTGCGCGGTGGCAGGAATACATGGAATCCTGA
- a CDS encoding arylsulfatase, giving the protein MRFIPSFPLLACMALWLLSPVPSPADKPNIVLILADDMGWSDLGCYGSEIPTPHLDSLAAQGMLATRCYTASRCSPSRASIMTGCEPHKVDVGLLDDDSGRPGYRGRLNPDIPTLPELLKKAGYRTYLSGKWHLGKVRGTYPWDRGFDRSRGLLGGAADYYKPMPDRPFGEDGKLLRPEDLPEDFYMTEDITQTALAYIDDAAKSKKPFFLYVAYTAPHTPLQAPREEIEKMLPSYRGKSPHAIASKRLEKQKQLGIVPPSAKLGMAGKFNPSGYEKATAERKDYLSRCMATYAAQISIMDRGIGRILASLDRHRLSGNTIVMFLSDNGATAEMPQNNRNKKTVLPIGPLGEAGCRDGYGPMWAAVSNTPYRQYKIETFDGGLSAPFIIRYPSRIRPGARYHSPFLLQDLAPTCLAWAQLPVPVHMDGKPLNAYWANPGKLPPSRVWDYIPGTCPSRTIFWEHQRNRAALTSQFKLVAPNRGPWQVYDIRDRTEQKNLASRHQPLIEQLSAQYRKWAEENHAE; this is encoded by the coding sequence ATGCGTTTCATTCCAAGTTTCCCCCTCCTGGCCTGCATGGCCCTCTGGCTGCTCTCCCCTGTTCCCTCCCCGGCGGACAAGCCCAACATCGTCCTCATCCTGGCTGACGACATGGGATGGTCCGACCTGGGCTGCTACGGCTCGGAAATCCCCACCCCCCATCTGGACTCCCTCGCCGCACAGGGCATGCTGGCTACACGGTGCTACACGGCTTCCCGCTGCTCCCCCTCCCGCGCCTCCATCATGACCGGTTGCGAGCCCCACAAGGTGGATGTAGGGCTGCTGGACGACGACAGCGGACGCCCCGGCTACCGCGGGCGGCTGAATCCGGATATCCCCACCCTCCCTGAACTCCTGAAAAAAGCGGGATACCGTACCTACCTTTCCGGAAAATGGCATCTGGGGAAAGTCCGCGGAACCTACCCCTGGGACCGCGGCTTCGACCGTTCCCGCGGCCTGCTGGGAGGCGCGGCGGATTACTACAAGCCCATGCCGGACCGCCCCTTCGGAGAAGACGGAAAATTGCTCCGGCCGGAGGACCTGCCGGAGGATTTCTACATGACGGAAGACATCACCCAAACGGCCCTGGCCTACATTGACGACGCCGCCAAAAGCAAAAAACCCTTCTTCCTCTACGTGGCTTACACGGCCCCGCACACCCCCCTTCAGGCCCCCCGGGAGGAAATAGAAAAAATGCTGCCGTCCTACCGCGGAAAATCTCCGCATGCCATCGCCTCCAAGAGGCTGGAAAAACAAAAACAGCTCGGAATCGTCCCTCCCTCCGCCAAGCTGGGCATGGCCGGAAAATTCAATCCTTCCGGCTATGAAAAGGCCACAGCAGAGCGTAAGGACTACCTTTCCAGGTGCATGGCCACCTACGCCGCCCAAATCTCCATCATGGACCGCGGCATAGGCCGCATCCTTGCGTCCCTGGACCGCCACCGCCTCAGCGGCAACACGATCGTCATGTTCCTGTCAGACAACGGCGCAACGGCGGAAATGCCCCAGAACAACAGGAACAAGAAAACCGTTCTTCCCATCGGTCCGCTGGGGGAAGCCGGCTGCCGGGACGGGTACGGCCCCATGTGGGCGGCCGTGTCCAACACCCCCTACCGCCAGTATAAGATTGAGACCTTTGACGGCGGCTTGTCCGCGCCTTTCATCATCCGCTACCCTTCCAGAATCCGTCCCGGCGCGCGCTATCACTCCCCCTTCCTGCTTCAGGATCTCGCCCCCACCTGCCTGGCGTGGGCGCAGCTTCCGGTTCCCGTCCACATGGACGGCAAACCGCTCAACGCCTACTGGGCCAATCCCGGAAAGCTTCCTCCGTCCAGGGTATGGGACTACATTCCCGGCACCTGCCCTTCCCGCACCATTTTCTGGGAGCACCAGAGGAACCGCGCGGCCCTGACCAGCCAATTCAAACTGGTGGCTCCCAACCGCGGCCCCTGGCAGGTATACGACATCAGGGACAGGACGGAACAAAAAAACCTCGCTTCCAGGCACCAGCCGCTTATTGAACAACTGTCCGCACAGTACAGGAAGTGGGCAGAAGAAAACCATGCCGAATAA
- a CDS encoding type II secretion system protein yields MKARLLPSRSKGFTLIEVLVVIAIIALLAGVSYSIYSHATETAARTRCTDNLRRISDWGKEFAGQNGGKLPSSGMKDSLLTARECRNWWDALAPIVNAEQPDLIARNDKEPNMLPDTFRCKNDNRPEILAAEDSILPASPDTISYTSWLDNRKGRPMNVARGQALRGKPWISDGIPLDGRSVITEQDFEEIVVPALERHQGGIMVLYADGKITPVEDPTFEKVTQGS; encoded by the coding sequence ATGAAAGCCCGCTTACTCCCCTCACGCAGCAAAGGTTTCACGCTTATTGAAGTTCTCGTGGTCATCGCCATCATCGCCCTGCTGGCTGGCGTATCCTACAGTATTTATTCCCATGCTACGGAGACTGCGGCCAGAACGCGCTGCACGGACAACCTGCGCCGCATCAGCGACTGGGGCAAGGAATTCGCAGGCCAGAACGGCGGGAAGCTGCCCTCCAGCGGCATGAAGGACAGCCTTCTGACCGCCAGGGAGTGCCGGAACTGGTGGGACGCCCTGGCCCCCATCGTGAACGCAGAACAGCCCGACCTGATCGCCCGGAACGACAAGGAGCCGAACATGCTTCCGGACACCTTCCGCTGCAAGAATGACAACCGGCCGGAAATCCTCGCGGCGGAAGATTCCATCCTTCCCGCCAGCCCGGACACCATTTCCTACACTAGCTGGCTGGACAACCGGAAGGGACGCCCCATGAACGTGGCGCGCGGGCAGGCCCTGCGCGGCAAGCCCTGGATCAGCGACGGCATTCCGCTTGACGGGCGCAGCGTCATCACGGAACAGGACTTTGAGGAAATCGTGGTCCCGGCCCTGGAACGCCATCAGGGAGGCATCATGGTGCTTTACGCGGACGGGAAAATCACCCCTGTGGAGGATCCCACGTTTGAAAAAGTCACCCAAGGCTCCTGA
- the tpiA gene encoding triose-phosphate isomerase: protein MSRKPIIAANWKMNIGPAEGAQFIESFKNLVKGKDVACDVVVIPPFTTIPSVLNALNGCSCTAVGAQNVSQYDNGAYTGEISTSMLNELGLKYVVLGHSERRQYFGETDAIINAKIKKAIAAGITPIFCIGETKDERLGGILEPVLEIQLKGGLKDITPEQVASLVIAYEPVWAIGTGLTATSKEAQEAHAFIRKVISDVFGADTAARVRIQYGGSVKPENVVELMAQPDIDGALVGGASLKPESFAALVTSAK, encoded by the coding sequence ATGTCCCGCAAACCCATCATTGCCGCCAACTGGAAGATGAACATCGGCCCCGCCGAAGGCGCCCAATTCATCGAAAGCTTCAAAAACCTCGTTAAGGGAAAAGACGTCGCATGCGACGTGGTCGTCATTCCCCCCTTCACCACCATCCCCTCCGTGCTGAACGCCCTGAACGGCTGCTCCTGCACTGCCGTAGGCGCCCAGAACGTCTCCCAGTATGACAACGGAGCCTACACCGGGGAAATCTCCACCAGCATGCTGAATGAACTGGGTCTCAAGTACGTCGTGCTCGGCCACAGCGAACGCCGCCAGTACTTCGGAGAAACGGACGCCATCATCAACGCCAAGATCAAGAAGGCCATCGCCGCCGGCATCACCCCGATTTTCTGCATCGGTGAAACGAAGGATGAACGCCTGGGCGGCATTCTGGAACCCGTGCTGGAAATCCAGCTCAAGGGCGGTCTCAAGGACATCACCCCGGAACAAGTGGCCAGCCTGGTCATCGCCTATGAACCCGTCTGGGCCATCGGCACCGGCCTGACCGCCACCTCCAAGGAAGCGCAGGAAGCCCACGCCTTCATCCGCAAGGTCATTTCCGACGTCTTCGGCGCGGACACCGCCGCCAGGGTGCGCATCCAGTACGGCGGTTCCGTAAAGCCGGAAAACGTGGTGGAGCTCATGGCCCAGCCGGACATTGACGGCGCCCTGGTGGGCGGCGCTTCCCTGAAGCCGGAATCCTTCGCCGCGCTGGTCACTTCCGCCAAGTAA